One window of Thermacetogenium phaeum DSM 12270 genomic DNA carries:
- a CDS encoding HAD family hydrolase, with amino-acid sequence MLKINIPGKGDLSLQHLIVDYNGTIAFDGNLISGVAEQLNQLAEYLEIHILTADTFGTASQKCRELQANIKLITSKNGTLEKGRIVDSLGPKKVVAIGNGVNDTLMLKKAALGIAVIGKEGAAQIAISKADVIVNDIQDALGLLLNTTRLKATLRA; translated from the coding sequence TTGCTCAAAATAAATATTCCCGGTAAAGGTGACCTCTCCTTGCAGCACCTGATCGTTGATTACAACGGTACCATCGCCTTTGACGGCAATCTAATTAGCGGTGTAGCAGAACAATTAAACCAATTGGCTGAGTATTTAGAAATTCATATTCTTACTGCGGATACCTTCGGCACGGCCTCTCAGAAGTGCAGAGAATTACAGGCAAATATTAAGCTAATCACAAGCAAAAATGGTACTCTTGAAAAAGGTAGAATTGTAGATTCACTGGGGCCAAAAAAAGTAGTCGCTATCGGAAACGGAGTAAACGACACCTTAATGCTGAAAAAAGCCGCCCTCGGCATAGCCGTCATCGGAAAAGAAGGAGCCGCGCAAATAGCGATCAGCAAAGCGGATGTAATTGTTAATGATATACAAGATGCCCTCGGATTACTGCTGAATACAACGAGGCTGAAAGCCACACTGCGCGCGTAA
- the ltrA gene encoding group II intron reverse transcriptase/maturase — protein sequence MSSREGRRQQKTPGGACLREEVVKPRGTAGGPSSSPARGGAAPRGGQGSGLMEQVVERSNMLAALKRVERNGGAPGIDGVPTERLRDQIRAEWRRIREELLAGTYRPEPVRRVEIPKPGGGERLLGIPTVMDRLIQQALLQVLTPIFDPQFSDSSYGFRPGRRAHDAVKRARQYVEEGYEWAVDLDIEKFFDRVNHDILMARVARRVTDKRVLTLIRRYLQAGVMVNGVVMETAEGTPQGGPLSPLLANILLDDLDKELEKRGHKFVRYADDCNIYVKSKRAGERVMASVRNFLQERLKLKINEQKSAVDRPWKLKFLGFSMYKPKGGVILIRLASQTIDRVKAKIRGITARNKPISMDERIERLNTYLGGWIGYFALADTPSVFKDIEGWMRRRLRMCLWKQWKRVRTRYRELRALGLPEWVVHHFANARKGPWRMAHGPMNRALGNAYWQSHGLMSLTERYHRLRQAW from the coding sequence ATGAGTTCGCGAGAAGGGCGAAGACAGCAGAAAACCCCGGGAGGGGCCTGCCTGCGGGAGGAAGTGGTGAAGCCACGGGGGACTGCGGGAGGGCCGAGTTCTTCTCCGGCACGAGGCGGGGCGGCACCTCGCGGAGGACAGGGTAGCGGCCTGATGGAGCAGGTGGTGGAAAGAAGCAACATGCTGGCTGCATTGAAGCGGGTAGAGCGGAACGGAGGTGCGCCCGGCATAGACGGAGTTCCGACCGAACGGTTAAGGGACCAAATCCGTGCCGAATGGCGGCGCATTCGGGAAGAACTGCTCGCGGGAACCTATAGGCCCGAGCCCGTGCGCCGGGTCGAAATCCCGAAACCCGGGGGAGGCGAACGGCTACTAGGGATACCCACCGTAATGGACCGCCTGATCCAGCAGGCGCTTCTGCAGGTATTGACGCCCATCTTCGATCCGCAATTTTCGGATAGCAGTTACGGGTTTCGTCCTGGGAGGAGAGCCCACGATGCGGTGAAGAGAGCGCGTCAATACGTAGAAGAAGGATACGAGTGGGCAGTAGACCTGGACATCGAGAAATTCTTTGACCGGGTCAACCACGACATCCTCATGGCCCGGGTGGCCCGGAGAGTGACGGATAAGAGGGTACTCACACTCATTCGCCGCTATCTCCAGGCAGGCGTCATGGTAAACGGAGTGGTCATGGAAACGGCAGAAGGGACGCCGCAGGGCGGGCCATTAAGCCCACTCCTGGCCAACATCCTCCTCGACGACCTGGACAAAGAGCTGGAGAAGAGAGGTCACAAATTCGTCCGATACGCCGACGACTGCAACATCTACGTCAAAAGCAAGCGGGCGGGCGAGAGGGTCATGGCCAGCGTTCGTAACTTCCTGCAGGAGCGGCTAAAGCTCAAAATCAACGAGCAGAAAAGTGCGGTGGATCGGCCGTGGAAACTGAAATTCCTGGGGTTCAGCATGTATAAGCCCAAGGGGGGAGTAATCCTTATCCGCCTGGCGTCACAGACCATCGACCGGGTGAAAGCGAAAATCCGGGGGATAACAGCCCGGAACAAGCCCATAAGCATGGACGAGCGCATAGAACGCCTGAACACCTATCTGGGCGGCTGGATAGGATACTTTGCCCTGGCCGACACACCCAGCGTATTCAAAGACATAGAAGGCTGGATGCGGAGGAGGCTGCGCATGTGCCTCTGGAAGCAGTGGAAGCGGGTTCGGACGCGCTACCGCGAACTACGGGCATTAGGGCTGCCGGAGTGGGTGGTGCATCATTTTGCCAATGCCCGCAAAGGGCCGTGGCGGATGGCACACGGGCCAATGAATAGAGCCCTGGGCAACGCCTATTGGCAGTCCCATGGCCTGATGAGCTTAACCGAACGCTACCATAGACTTCGTCAAGCTTGGTGA
- a CDS encoding ARMT1-like domain-containing protein, protein MKLSVNCIPCLINQAVTQAKFHLDDEEQQFALVEKVMKELLSAERRCAPCVAQKIQRVLRESLQNPDPYKAQKTFYNKEMLKLEEAFQKAVAAVSADPLEQGLRLAVAGNIIDFGPYHDLSPEKVLKVVQETVKKDYKKRDAYKIKGKIKQGPETSLSGG, encoded by the coding sequence ATGAAGTTAAGTGTCAATTGTATACCCTGTTTGATTAATCAGGCTGTTACTCAGGCTAAATTTCATCTTGATGATGAAGAGCAGCAGTTTGCTTTGGTTGAAAAAGTGATGAAAGAACTGCTTTCTGCTGAAAGAAGATGTGCTCCTTGTGTCGCCCAAAAGATCCAGCGGGTATTGAGGGAATCTCTTCAGAACCCTGATCCCTATAAGGCACAGAAAACCTTCTACAATAAGGAGATGCTCAAGCTGGAGGAAGCTTTTCAAAAAGCGGTAGCGGCGGTTTCGGCTGACCCGCTGGAACAAGGACTTAGACTGGCAGTAGCCGGCAATATTATTGACTTTGGTCCCTACCACGACCTGTCACCGGAAAAGGTTCTGAAGGTTGTACAGGAAACCGTGAAAAAGGATTATAAAAAAAGAGATGCTTATAAAATTAAAGGAAAAATTAAGCAAGGCCCAGAAACTTCTTTATCTGGGGGATAA
- a CDS encoding damage-control phosphatase ARMT1 family protein, which produces MLIKLKEKLSKAQKLLYLGDNAGEIVFDKLFIKKIKDVYRNLDIFFATRGYPTLNDVTEEDAYAVGMDRCAKIVNNGTDIPGTILEACSSQFLKVFHEADFVIAKGQGNFESLYGECEKDICFIFLCKCSLFEERLGVRKHDIVLMFNRPLILTSKLQQTAPQ; this is translated from the coding sequence ATGCTTATAAAATTAAAGGAAAAATTAAGCAAGGCCCAGAAACTTCTTTATCTGGGGGATAATGCTGGAGAGATTGTTTTTGATAAATTGTTTATTAAAAAGATTAAAGATGTTTACAGAAATCTTGACATTTTTTTTGCGACGCGCGGTTACCCGACTTTAAACGATGTAACAGAAGAAGATGCCTATGCTGTAGGAATGGACAGGTGTGCCAAGATTGTCAACAATGGTACAGATATCCCTGGGACAATCTTGGAAGCATGTTCTTCTCAGTTTCTAAAAGTTTTTCACGAGGCAGATTTTGTGATTGCCAAGGGTCAGGGAAACTTTGAGTCGCTGTACGGCGAGTGCGAAAAGGATATTTGCTTTATTTTTCTTTGCAAATGCAGCCTTTTTGAAGAGCGGCTGGGCGTTCGGAAGCACGATATCGTTTTGATGTTCAACCGGCCTCTTATTCTAACTTCAAAGCTCCAGCAAACTGCTCCGCAGTAA
- a CDS encoding DUF1003 domain-containing protein — protein MQKDNTINQKVGKISKKLFRTKYKHLSEREKRVAHYLAERIPISRNVVKDFSEQLTFGQRIADKIATFGSSWAFISIFVVVLIIWVLLNSFVLVEFDKLFDPYLYILLNLFYLCLPPFKLQ, from the coding sequence GTGCAAAAGGATAACACAATAAACCAGAAGGTTGGCAAAATATCAAAAAAGCTCTTTCGCACAAAATATAAACATCTAAGTGAACGAGAAAAGAGAGTTGCTCATTATCTCGCCGAGAGAATCCCTATCTCAAGAAATGTAGTTAAAGACTTTTCTGAACAACTGACTTTTGGCCAGCGGATTGCTGATAAGATTGCAACTTTCGGGAGCTCTTGGGCTTTCATCTCAATCTTTGTGGTTGTACTGATTATTTGGGTTCTCCTGAATTCGTTCGTTCTGGTCGAGTTTGATAAATTGTTTGACCCATACCTATACATTCTTTTAAATCTTTTTTACCTATGCTTGCCGCCATTCAAGCTCCAATAA
- a CDS encoding cyclic lactone autoinducer peptide — MFRTVKTNLLRFASVLLLVVAATGVSATCWFHWYQPKLPEKG, encoded by the coding sequence ATGTTCAGGACGGTCAAGACAAATCTCCTGCGGTTTGCTTCGGTGCTGCTCCTGGTCGTTGCGGCAACGGGAGTAAGCGCTACTTGCTGGTTCCACTGGTATCAGCCAAAACTGCCGGAAAAGGGATAA
- a CDS encoding gas vesicle protein GvpG has translation MIIDDLLLLPLRGLLAIAEKIDDAVRQELEDADYLRSKLLELQLSYELGDIEQEEYEESYRRLVERLQALERETEDNP, from the coding sequence ATGATCATCGACGATCTTCTACTGCTGCCCCTGCGCGGTCTTCTGGCCATCGCCGAGAAAATCGACGACGCCGTCCGGCAGGAGCTGGAGGATGCCGATTACCTCCGCTCCAAACTGCTGGAACTGCAACTCTCCTATGAACTAGGCGATATCGAGCAGGAGGAATACGAGGAAAGCTACCGCCGTCTGGTGGAGCGCCTTCAGGCCCTGGAACGGGAGACAGAGGACAACCCGTAG
- a CDS encoding GvpL/GvpF family gas vesicle protein, whose amino-acid sequence MPSPKLYYAYGIVETPPSTPPDSLTGDSGRELIPITYKDITLIAGIISDFTYTPTPENARSHSQTVTRLGEQFNVIPLRFGTVFKEEEEAVQMLASRYQEIKRIFSQIRNRIELGLKVIWKKECLAAELESRYPELARIKEEIQALPPESAYHSAILLGQRVEEAVLELRSIYTPQILEPLEKTAVNTRLNKPLNERMVLNAAFLVEKEKELLFDEQVNALYERFRERFDFKYSGPWPPYNFVDLESD is encoded by the coding sequence ATGCCGTCCCCGAAACTCTACTATGCCTACGGCATCGTGGAGACACCGCCGTCCACACCGCCGGACTCCCTCACCGGGGACTCCGGACGGGAACTGATTCCCATCACCTACAAGGATATCACCCTGATCGCCGGCATCATATCCGATTTCACCTATACCCCCACCCCCGAAAACGCCCGCAGCCACAGCCAAACGGTAACCCGCCTCGGCGAGCAATTCAACGTCATCCCCCTCAGATTCGGCACCGTTTTCAAGGAGGAAGAGGAGGCGGTACAAATGCTGGCCTCCCGCTACCAGGAAATCAAGAGAATTTTCTCGCAGATCCGGAACAGGATTGAACTGGGATTGAAGGTTATCTGGAAAAAGGAGTGCCTGGCGGCGGAACTGGAAAGCAGGTACCCGGAACTAGCCCGGATAAAGGAGGAGATCCAGGCGCTTCCTCCGGAATCTGCCTACCATTCCGCCATTCTCCTGGGCCAGAGGGTGGAAGAAGCCGTACTGGAGCTGCGCTCTATTTATACTCCCCAAATCCTGGAACCCCTCGAAAAAACGGCCGTGAACACCCGCCTCAACAAACCCCTGAACGAACGCATGGTCCTGAATGCCGCCTTTCTGGTGGAAAAAGAAAAGGAACTGCTCTTCGACGAACAGGTCAATGCCCTCTACGAACGGTTCCGGGAGCGATTCGACTTTAAATACTCCGGCCCCTGGCCCCCCTATAACTTCGTCGACCTGGAGTCGGATTGA
- the gvpA gene encoding gas vesicle structural protein GvpA, with amino-acid sequence MAVTKSTDANSLVEVIDRILDKGLVIDAWIKVALVGIELLSVEARVVVAGVETYLKYAEAIGLTRLAAPPQAIAAA; translated from the coding sequence ATGGCCGTTACCAAAAGCACGGACGCCAACAGTCTGGTCGAGGTAATCGACCGCATCCTGGACAAAGGGCTGGTGATCGACGCCTGGATCAAGGTGGCGCTGGTCGGGATCGAGCTGCTCTCCGTGGAGGCCCGTGTGGTCGTGGCCGGAGTGGAGACCTACCTGAAGTACGCAGAGGCGATCGGACTCACCAGGCTGGCCGCTCCGCCCCAGGCGATCGCCGCCGCCTAG